TTCCGTGCTCTCCATTTCTTACACCTCCCTTTTCTCCACCACACCACAGGGAAATTCCAAGTCGGATGACGATCCTCCAGCAATCCCACCTCGGCAGCCGCCGCCTCCAAAGATCCAACCTCGCGTTCCTGCTTACACCGCcgccctggagcagcccctgcagagccctcctcctcctcccccgcGGGACCCCGTCCCCGACACCCCGCCCCCGGTGCCGCTGCGGCCTCCCGAGCACTTCATCAACTGCCCGCTGAGCCTGCAGCCGCCGCCGCTGGGCCGCTTCCCCCGGGAGCCCGAGTGGCTGCGGGAGGCCGGCTCCGGCCCCAGCTCCCCGGGCACCCCTCCCAGCACCCCCTCCCCGCGGGTGCTGCGCCGCTGCTGCGTCCTCAGCGCCAGCCACAACAACCTGGCCCAGCCGCCCGTGCCCCCCGTGCCGCCCCGGCACAACTCCAGCCCCCAGCTGCCCAAACTGCCGCCAAAGACTTACAAAAGGGAGCTCTCCCACCCTCCTTTGCACAGACTGTCTTTGCTAGAAAATGCAGAAACTCCTCAATGACCTTAGCCATAGTAGTCATTGACACTGGAATACTGTTTGTAaagttcctcttttttttttttttaatttattcgaaaaaaaaaaggcagtgtaTTTTAGTATTTTCACAAATTATGCTCTTAAAGTGCTGctgatcaaaaaaaaaaaaaaaaaaggtttaaattggaaaaaattcAGACTACACACATTCCAGCCTGTGTGGTTGGACAGCATTACCCTCAGGTGAGCAGCAGCATTGCCTTGGTTCACATCCTCAGTGCCGACCGTTCTGCCAGGACACAAAACAGACCTTTTGCACTGTAAACTACACTAAGTGAATTTAAACTGACATCATTTAATTGCActgagccaaaaaaaaaaggtgcgtctgtggaattttttttcaaatttgagCACTAGtggcctttttttaaaattaaggacACCCAGCAATGGGATGATCAAACAACACAAGGATTCCAGAGCGTCACAGATTTGAAACCTCTGACCACTTGCCTTGAGGTTCCTGAGTGACAGCTCCTGTTCTGGAATATTCTCATGCCATGTCTTAATTGCCATTGATTTGCTGCTgaagacaaagaaaagaaaataggtTGAAATCTAAATACCAAAATATTCCTTTGGTCTTGGTTCTTTGGAGAAAGGATGAAGGAGGAGTACCCGTCTCGGATGTCGGGAAGGATCCCGAGTACTTCACGTGCATCCTGTTCAGAtgtgccttttttgttttgataGGCAAAGGTGTCTTAAGCTAAAGAGTTTGTCTGCTGTTGTGGAGAACAAAGCTATGCGCCTGTACAATTGTTTATATTGTATATTTCCAGATATGCTAATGACCTGTATAAATTGAAGTTGACTTCGAGGCCTATAACACAGTCTGCTACTCCTGGGATTGGATCCGGCCAGCAGCGTTTCCTCTGGCTTGGGAACAGTCCTGCCTTCCAGACCTAATAACTCCCTCTAGATTACACTTAACTTGTGAATCCACTTTGGAAATTGGTAGCATTTAAACCAGCAAACACTTAAagctttattaaactttttaaacTGATAAGTGAATGGAACTTTTATTTGCCAGTCGAACAGCCGTGTTTGAACTGGTGTGAGAGTGAGTCTGTTTTACTGGTAGTTCTGTAGCAGCATTTATAAAGTGGCCTTCACATTTTATTTACTGGTTTGTGGCCTTTTACTGTGCTTTGTATCAGAGTTCTTAACAAGATTAATAAATCACCCCAGTCTTAATTTTTAAGAGCTTGAGCAGTGCGTGTTCCTTACAAGGACAAGGTTGGGAATTGCATTTTTGACAATACAAAATGGCCCAATTTTCCATGCTGCTGGTCTCACTTTGGCTCATCCCAGGCTTCCAAATCACACTCCAGCTTCTCATCAGTCTGCCTAAGCTGCTCCCATTGTCTTGGGCATTCCATTTGGAAAATTCTCCTTtttggaaaggagataggactGAAGAGGGATGTTAATTAGAAATcccctgagttggaagggatccatcaggagtccaactcctggccctgtacAGGATCATACCAAGATCCCCCCagttttctcctcctcccaatttcagatgtatttttctatctttctatcttttttctttactcCCTGTCTCCTCTGTGCTCCTTCCctgagaaagaagagagggTTGGAATCCATTCACACTTTTTACAGGAGAGCTGCTTCATTTTGCTAAAATAAGGTTCAAGAAGTCCCAGATTTGTGATGCACAGACTGGAAGTGCAGGTAGCAAATGGAGGATGACTTGGAAAAGTGGAATTCTTTCTTAGATTATTTGCATTGACTCTTTTGAACTCCCCACCAGCAGCTATTGCTTAACaaggaataatattttttcagacTTCTCTGTGTtgttgaagaggaaaaaattctctGCCACATTTTAGAAAATACAGATGTCAGCTTTATGCCTTCCTGTATAAGTGCTTATGTCAGAACCATTTTGAATATTCCACAGTAAAATATATCATAATATGGCCATGGAAAGTGGTCAAAGGCAGTGAGATTCCCACCAGCATGGTTCAAGAGAGCAATAAATACCATTTCAGTTACTTCATAATTAGAGGGCTAGgtaaaaagaacaacaaaaaaactgctGGAAGGGAAAAATGTGAAGTTTGGGTTTGAAGTTGGCTTGTGTGGGAAAAGGCAATTGCCTCAGAAAACTTCTTCCCAAGGGGAATCTGCCGACCACCAAGAGGCCTCCCATTGCTctaaaagaaatgaagaaataaagtaAGAAAACTTTCTTCCACATatccaagggggaaaaaaatcgaAAACCTTTGCATTTCAAGATGCCGACGCAGAATCAACTCATATTCAGTTGCTTGATTAAAACCTTTTTTATGagtttattaaaacctttttgCAGGTTTGTTAAGACCTTTTTGTAGGCTAAGTCCTTTTCTGTaggtttattaaaaccttttcCATAGGTTTATGAAGACCTTTTTCAGAGGTTTATTAACCTTTTCGTAGGTTTACTAAGACCTTTGTGTACATTTATTAAGACCTTTTTTAAGTTTATTAAAGCCTTTTTGTACGTTTAATAAGACCTTTTTTGTAGACTTAACTAAGACTTTTCTAGGATTATTAAAACTTTTTTGTAAGTTTATTAAGACCTTTTTTGTAGGTGTGTAAGAGTTTTTGTAAGTTGTGTGAGGGCGGTTTGTGACAAAACCTTCAGGAGGGCTCAGGCTGGAGCGCCTCAGGAGGGATGAGGGAGCGGCTCCTGAGGGCTCCGCGCTCCCTCAGGGCCGCGGCTGCCGGAATTCTGGAATCCATTCCGGCTGGACACGGCTGCCGAAATCCTGGAATTATTCCGGCTGGACACGGCTGCCGGAATCCTGGAATTATTCCGGCTGGAAAAGCCTCCACGCCCACACCTCACAGCCTCTCCCGCCGCCCAGagcgggcgggcagcgccgtCCCCTCAGGGCCCGCCCGCCATTTCctggcggggcggggccgcgccgcctCAGAGCCGCGGCCATGGCGGGCTTCGTGAGGGAGCTGgagcggcgggccgggccggcgctgCGGCTGGAGCAGCGGGCGGCCGGCGGCGTGGGCTGTGTGGTGTGGGACGCCGCGCTGGTGCTCGCCAAGTTCCTGGAGACCGGCGCCTGCCCCCTCGCCCGTCGCCACGTCCTGGAGCTGGGCGCGGGCACCGGCGCCGTCGGCATCATGGCAGCCACGCTGGGGTGAGCGGATTCCCTGCCCGGCgctgtctgctccctcagagcCTGTCGATTCCTTTAAACcctgttttctgtgctgtgcgAAGTGTCCCCTGCCATGGCGTTACTCCCTAACCACGTGTGTGTGTTACAGGGCGAACGTGACGGTCACAgacctggaggagctgcaggagctgttgaTGGTTAATATTGAGAATAACAAGCACCTGGTCACAGGGTCCGTCCGAGCCAAGGTACTGAAATGGTTTGTATGAGCCTTTATTTAATGTTCAGCTTTAACGGGGATTCTGGGTTCAGGTTGAAAAAGAGTCGGTTTGGATGGGATAcagggaattgggaattcctggctgtgagggtgggatGGTCGtagcacagggtgcccagagaagctgtggctgcccctggaagtgtccaaggccagattggacaggacttggagcggcctgggatggtggaaggtgtccctaccatggcaggggaaggaatgggatgggattgaagtccccttcccacccaaaccattctgggattctgcaCTGCCTTCATTAAATTCCCCTCCCGCTGTGAGAGGGAAACTTAATATGAGAACACAGTAGTTAACTTTGTGCTGAGTCCTTTACTATGTGTTTTTACTAAAACTTCTTTTCacttcttgttggttttttcttctttatttttttagggGTGAAG
The Agelaius phoeniceus isolate bAgePho1 chromosome 6, bAgePho1.hap1, whole genome shotgun sequence DNA segment above includes these coding regions:
- the VCPKMT gene encoding protein N-lysine methyltransferase METTL21D — translated: MAGFVRELERRAGPALRLEQRAAGGVGCVVWDAALVLAKFLETGACPLARRHVLELGAGTGAVGIMAATLGANVTVTDLEELQELLMVNIENNKHLVTGSVRAKVLKWGEDVTEFQPPPDYILMADCIYYEESLEPLLKTLKDLTGPDTCVLCCYEQRTMGKNPEIERKYFELLQRDFELEKIPLERHDEEYRSEDIHIVSIHRKQVNFPS